The following are encoded together in the Adhaeribacter arboris genome:
- a CDS encoding TonB-dependent receptor, which produces MIKKLAYLSIVLLLLSWVANAQTGSITGKITSSENQSVPFATIRIKGTNNGVVSNESGIYTIQNLALGSYTVQVSLVGFLTQEKQVSISETNMAILDFVLIENVNELQTVEVTGRKQTSYKNDNSFSAAKIEMRIADIPQSISSVTKEFIQDKQAVRLNEVVQNVAGVNQFSNYDDITMRGFRNSGSNGRLINGLRTINTYSTSPLLVNMEKVEFIKGPASAVFSNTNPGGTVNMITKKPLDEARQSIQFGTGSFNTLRTQADFTGPLNDDKTLLYRLNMGLENADTYRKNIINNSVAVAPSLSFLPRAGTRFNADFLYTKLSTQFDNGRTIVDGTKDVLALPMDLNIGQPQDYLHQQNFALTLSFSQALAKGLDLNISYLKVKTKETFGGHGVNEYITPDSVSLAYGVSDLNQYGNNLTAYITFNATTGVVVHTIMGGYDYINGGYVQFYKTAAGLADGVEDFSILRPSYTLRPVENYTYQAANIATYGSDYYTNGVYLQDLIKYQRLSVLLSLRQEFYTYPQSTDLSVQGTLSRKLSQKALLPRIGITYGITNNINVYATYNAGFEAQDSYSISAPGAGGPFNPLTSTLYEAGAKGEFFQKRLFAGWAIYDLTQNNVLVSANIPTQPNLLIQRGQERARGVEVEAGGYITPNLSLQVSYAYNQAIITESTEGDPDQQVGLTKEGAPKNVSGSWIKYSISKGILKGLGFGAGHSQVTKKETYDRALQIPGYLIFNSAVYYKVDRFQISANLNNLTNARYLIGGFNYYRTFPGAPRNYMLGVGYTF; this is translated from the coding sequence ATGATCAAGAAACTTGCATATTTATCCATTGTTTTACTATTACTTTCCTGGGTAGCCAACGCTCAAACCGGCAGCATAACCGGCAAAATCACTTCTTCCGAAAACCAATCTGTTCCCTTTGCTACTATCCGAATCAAGGGAACAAATAACGGAGTTGTGTCTAACGAATCCGGTATTTATACCATTCAGAATCTTGCGCTGGGTAGCTACACCGTGCAAGTTTCCTTAGTTGGCTTTCTAACGCAAGAAAAACAGGTGTCTATTTCAGAAACAAATATGGCTATTCTGGATTTCGTGCTTATCGAAAACGTGAATGAATTACAAACGGTGGAAGTAACGGGAAGAAAGCAAACTTCTTACAAAAACGATAATTCCTTTTCGGCGGCTAAAATCGAGATGCGGATAGCCGACATTCCTCAGTCAATTTCTTCCGTTACCAAAGAATTTATCCAGGATAAGCAAGCCGTCAGACTGAATGAAGTCGTACAAAATGTAGCCGGGGTGAATCAATTTTCTAACTATGATGATATTACCATGCGTGGCTTTCGAAATTCCGGTAGCAACGGCCGGCTCATTAATGGTCTGCGCACTATTAATACTTACAGCACCAGTCCTCTGTTGGTAAACATGGAAAAGGTAGAGTTTATCAAAGGGCCCGCTTCCGCCGTTTTCTCCAATACCAATCCCGGCGGCACGGTTAATATGATTACTAAAAAACCATTGGACGAAGCCCGGCAGTCCATTCAATTCGGTACCGGTAGCTTCAATACCTTGCGCACCCAGGCAGATTTTACCGGCCCGTTAAATGACGATAAGACACTCCTCTATCGCCTGAATATGGGGTTAGAAAATGCGGATACCTACCGAAAAAACATTATTAATAACTCCGTGGCAGTAGCTCCTTCCCTTTCTTTTCTTCCCCGCGCAGGAACGCGTTTTAATGCTGACTTTTTGTATACTAAACTAAGTACTCAGTTTGACAATGGCCGGACGATTGTAGATGGCACGAAGGATGTTTTGGCACTCCCCATGGATCTTAATATAGGTCAGCCACAAGATTACTTGCACCAGCAGAACTTCGCGCTTACCTTATCCTTCAGCCAAGCCTTAGCCAAAGGACTTGATTTAAACATCTCTTATTTAAAAGTAAAAACTAAGGAGACCTTCGGGGGACACGGTGTGAACGAATACATTACGCCAGATAGTGTTTCTTTAGCTTACGGCGTATCGGACCTAAATCAATACGGCAATAACCTAACCGCTTATATTACTTTCAACGCAACAACTGGTGTGGTAGTCCACACCATCATGGGGGGGTACGATTATATTAATGGCGGTTACGTGCAGTTTTATAAAACTGCCGCTGGCCTCGCCGACGGGGTGGAAGACTTTAGTATCCTGCGCCCCTCGTACACTTTAAGACCCGTAGAAAATTATACTTACCAAGCCGCTAATATTGCTACCTACGGCTCTGATTATTATACTAATGGGGTATACCTGCAAGACCTGATTAAATACCAAAGATTAAGTGTATTATTAAGCCTGCGTCAAGAATTTTATACTTATCCTCAATCTACCGACCTCTCCGTACAAGGTACTTTAAGCCGAAAACTTTCCCAGAAAGCTTTATTACCCCGAATAGGTATTACTTACGGCATTACTAACAACATCAACGTTTATGCTACTTATAATGCCGGCTTTGAAGCGCAGGATTCTTACTCCATTAGCGCCCCAGGAGCCGGAGGCCCTTTTAATCCGTTAACCAGTACTTTGTACGAGGCAGGGGCCAAAGGTGAATTTTTTCAAAAGCGTTTATTTGCCGGTTGGGCTATCTATGACTTAACGCAGAACAATGTGCTAGTCAGCGCTAATATTCCGACGCAACCTAACTTGCTTATCCAGCGTGGACAAGAACGGGCTAGAGGAGTTGAGGTGGAAGCTGGGGGCTATATCACCCCTAATCTGAGCTTACAAGTAAGTTACGCTTATAACCAGGCCATTATTACCGAAAGTACCGAGGGCGATCCTGATCAACAGGTCGGACTAACGAAAGAAGGGGCACCTAAGAATGTGAGCGGGAGTTGGATCAAATATTCTATTAGCAAAGGAATTTTAAAAGGATTAGGTTTTGGCGCTGGGCATTCGCAGGTAACAAAAAAAGAAACGTACGACCGGGCGCTCCAAATTCCCGGCTACCTTATTTTTAATAGCGCGGTGTATTACAAGGTAGATCGATTTCAAATCTCTGCTAATCTTAATAATCTTACCAACGCGAGATACCTAATCGGAGGATTTAACTATTACCGCACGTTCCCCGGGGCTCCCCGTAATTATATGCTGGGGGTAGGTTATACTTTCTAA
- a CDS encoding PepSY-associated TM helix domain-containing protein, which translates to MRITFKKVIGKIHLGLGLASGLIIFIVAITGAIYVFSDDIITITESRFTQVSVEKTQPLLPSQLTAIALKERQRFLGPKKVPTWDWATLYIFREANKAVRFSSRHYENPNQLVDIFINPYSGKVLHTRDTYAHPFWDIVAELHVSLMLGEVGSYVVRYSTLLFLVMLLSGIILWWPKNKAAAKQRFYFRWKKGLKWKRKNYDLHNILGFYASWITLFMVITGLAWSFEWFKNMVYLALNSKAPVENNFQLATLVPSAHSSTFIIDKTYTFVRKTDTQAYCYHLNFATKDNEPFNVYAKQTNNWAPGNNYYFNPVTGLLLAKKMYADLSAAEKYDQLSGDIHYGWIFGWPSKIAAFLACLITASLPITGFYIYWGRKRKVKRVSGTYSRILPKFKSFRSLKQTKL; encoded by the coding sequence GTGAGAATAACCTTTAAAAAAGTAATTGGTAAAATTCATCTTGGGCTTGGACTGGCGTCTGGGTTAATTATCTTTATTGTTGCCATTACCGGCGCGATATACGTATTTAGCGATGACATTATCACTATTACGGAGAGTCGCTTTACCCAAGTCTCCGTAGAAAAGACCCAGCCTTTACTTCCTTCGCAACTTACGGCTATTGCCTTAAAAGAGCGGCAACGTTTCCTAGGGCCTAAAAAAGTGCCAACGTGGGATTGGGCTACCCTATATATTTTTAGAGAAGCCAATAAAGCGGTTCGTTTCTCCTCCCGGCATTACGAAAACCCGAATCAGTTAGTTGATATTTTTATTAATCCATATTCCGGTAAAGTGCTACATACCCGGGATACTTACGCTCATCCTTTTTGGGACATCGTGGCGGAACTACATGTTTCTTTAATGCTGGGTGAGGTGGGCTCCTATGTTGTTAGGTATAGTACCCTGCTATTTTTAGTCATGCTTCTTTCTGGCATTATTCTGTGGTGGCCTAAAAACAAAGCGGCAGCCAAACAACGCTTCTATTTTCGCTGGAAAAAAGGATTAAAATGGAAAAGAAAAAACTATGATCTGCATAACATTTTGGGTTTTTATGCTTCCTGGATAACGTTGTTTATGGTTATTACGGGCTTAGCCTGGTCGTTTGAGTGGTTTAAAAATATGGTGTATTTGGCGTTGAATAGTAAAGCTCCGGTAGAAAATAACTTTCAATTAGCAACTCTTGTTCCTTCTGCGCATAGTTCTACTTTTATTATTGATAAGACCTATACTTTTGTAAGAAAAACCGATACTCAAGCTTATTGTTACCACCTTAACTTCGCTACGAAAGATAATGAGCCTTTTAATGTCTATGCCAAACAAACTAACAATTGGGCTCCTGGTAACAATTATTATTTTAACCCGGTGACGGGTTTATTACTTGCTAAAAAAATGTATGCTGATTTATCCGCCGCAGAAAAATATGATCAGCTCAGCGGAGATATTCATTATGGCTGGATATTTGGCTGGCCTTCTAAAATAGCCGCCTTCTTAGCTTGTCTTATTACGGCTTCCTTGCCCATAACTGGCTTTTACATTTATTGGGGCAGAAAAAGAAAAGTAAAGCGAGTTTCTGGTACTTATTCACGGATATTGCCCAAATTCAAGTCTTTTCGGTCATTAAAACAAACGAAGCTTTGA